The proteins below come from a single Zea mays cultivar B73 chromosome 8, Zm-B73-REFERENCE-NAM-5.0, whole genome shotgun sequence genomic window:
- the LOC103636109 gene encoding uncharacterized protein, with the protein MEQDVGGDNSHSQFINNDLRIMPADEDGPSQSINNGSSAAPINLEEGAATNNGTGDANTSENVDGKKHKRICTSKVWQDFEPLYKTVDGKRIRYGAGTSASALLQQAHSSAGLSSLDTELSSYLDSDTLQKFDEDFNILNWWHEHKLSYPILSILARDVISIPVSTISSESAFSLCGRIIEERRRRLAPEMVEMLLCMKDWELGEARGQHSTQDEDLEEAFEGLYLDDP; encoded by the exons ATGGAGCAAGATGTTGGTGGTGACAACAGTCATTCGCAGTTCATCAACAATGATCTGAGGATTATGCCCGCTGATGAGGATGGGCCATCTCAGTCCATTAACAATGGTAGCAGTGCTGCCCCTATTAACTTAGAGGAGGGTGCTGCTACCAACAATGGTACTGGAGATGCAAATACTTCAGAAAATGTTGATGGTAAGAAGCATAAAAGAATTTGCACATCTAAAGTGTGGCAGGATTTTGAACCACTATATAAGACTGTAGACGGCAAGAGGATCAGGTATGGTG CTGGAACATCAGCATCTGCTTTGCTTCAACAAGCACACTCTAGTGCTGGCCTTAGTTCACTTGACACAGAACTGTCCTCCTACCTGGACAGTGACACTTTGCAGAAGTTTGATGAGGACTTCAATATCCTAAACTGGTGGCATGAACATAAGTTGTCCTATCCTATTCTCTCTATCTTAGCTAGAGATGTTATTTCTATTCCTGTCTCAACAATTTCCTCAGAATCTGCATTTAGTCTTTGTGGCAGGATAATTGAGGAACGACGACGTCGCCTAGCACCAGAAATGGTAGAGATGCTACTTTGCATGAAAGATTGGGAACTAGGAGAAGCTAGAGGCCAACACTCTACACAGGACGAAGACCTTGAAGAAGCATTTGAAGGACTTTATCTTGATGACCCTTAG
- the LOC103636110 gene encoding uncharacterized protein has product MNPQPKRRWGEVDGRSEPALPHQATSEPPPHIHIQSPKPTGRRSRRIAVQGAGVDLPVPATATQPRHQKGRRDIRSMAATDGRGAPLSSSRVAVARGLVHAAQVAAGLAVLLCAFADLPWAAAAAAACILRVAASFLAPPRLCFLAAHVILIALATLFRRDAASSSPPSADPPGSSGDAQAQHPFLALLGPPLPPVTEAAEPSGEEEAPPDEALDGKEAAHHARTVCAQPPRRAMSEKTGGSGGAAGGTARAASAELRRAKSESGRRRQRRSAAAAAAAPVELGMDDAEAFRLAVEAFIAKQQTWFHREESLIARTADDAGGEDGTAIAGAAVAVK; this is encoded by the coding sequence ATGAATCCACAGCCCAAACGGAGATGGGGTGAAGTCGATGGAAGAAGCGAACCGGCGCTACCCCACCAGGCTACCAGCGAGCCACCACCTCACATACACATACAGTCCCCTAAACCCACTGGCCGGCGCTCACGCAGAATAGCAGTGCAGGGCGCAGGCGTCGATCTCCCCGTACCTGCAACTGCCACCCAACCCCGCCACCAAAAGGGCCGCCGCGACATTCGATCCATGGCTGCCACCGATGGCAGGGGTGCGCCGCTGTCCAGCTCCCGCGTGGCGGTGGCGAGGGGACTCGTGCACGCGGCGCAGGTCGCTGCAGGCTTGGCCGTGCTCCTCTGCGCCTTCGCCGACTTGCCCTGGGCTGCCGCCGCGGCCGCCGCCTGCATCCTCCGCGTCGCCGCCTCCTTCCTCGCCCCGCCGCGCCTCTGCTTCCTCGCCGCGCACGTCATCCTGATCGCCCTCGCCACGCTCTTCCGCCGCGACGcagcctcgtcctcgccgccgtccgcggACCCTCCCGGCTCCAGCGGCGACGCCCAGGCCCAGCACCCGTTCCTCGCGCTCCTGGGCCCGCCGCTGCCGCCGGTCACCGAGGCGGCGGAGCCCTCCGGGGAGGAGGAGGCGCCGCCGGATGAGGCGCTCGACGGCAAGGAGGCGGCGCACCACGCGAGGACGGTGTGCGCCCAGCCGCCGCGGCGGGCCATGTCGGAGAAGaccggcggcagcggcggcgcagCGGGCGGCACGGCGAGGGCGGCGTCGGCGGAGCTGCGGCGTGCCAAGTCGGAGAGCGGCAGGCGCCGGCAACGAcgttcggcggcggcggcggcggcggcgccggtggAGCTGGGGATGGACGACGCGGAGGCGTTCCGGCTGGCGGTGGAGGCGTTCATCGCGAAGCAGCAGACCTGGTTCCACCGCGAGGAGTCGCTGATCGCCCGTACCGCCGACGACGCCGGCGGGGAAGACGGCACGGCGATCGCCGGCGCTGCGGTGGCTGTGAAGTGA